In Massilia antarctica, the following are encoded in one genomic region:
- a CDS encoding response regulator, whose translation MNISDLLAMRLLIVDDKIENVNILEDMLAGEGFRNVISTTDPRRTLDLVTAFDPDLVLLDLMMPDLDGYAVLEQLARRTPPDEFRPVMVISADVTQEARRRALSLGAKDFLTKPFDLIETMLRICNLLETSLLYKRLQALTAPEPPLQRWHPKADD comes from the coding sequence ATGAATATTTCCGACCTGCTTGCCATGCGGCTCCTGATTGTCGACGACAAAATAGAGAACGTCAACATCCTCGAAGACATGCTGGCGGGAGAAGGGTTTCGCAATGTCATCAGCACCACCGATCCGCGTCGCACGCTCGATCTGGTGACGGCGTTCGATCCCGACCTGGTGCTGCTCGACCTGATGATGCCGGACCTGGACGGTTACGCGGTCCTGGAACAACTGGCGCGCCGCACGCCGCCCGACGAGTTTCGTCCGGTGATGGTCATCAGCGCCGACGTGACCCAGGAAGCCAGACGGCGCGCACTGTCGCTGGGGGCCAAGGATTTCCTGACCAAGCCGTTCGACCTGATCGAGACGATGCTACGCATCTGCAATCTGCTGGAAACCAGCCTGCTGTACAAGCGCCTGCAAGCGCTCACCGCGCCGGAGCCGCCGCTGCAGCGCTGGCACCCGAAGGCGGACGACTGA
- a CDS encoding AI-2E family transporter → MHQYTLQQKSFLLLLALVTIGFGWILAPYAGAVFWGVVLAILFAPLNRWLLKKTNNKPNLAAFLTLLSIVVMVILPLSLVAVSLVDQAAGVYELVRSGDLSVGTYFKKIMSALPHWAVNLLERFDLSTLSKLQQKMTEGASQVSQTVARQAIHVGSYTVDLMVSMCIMLYLLYFLLRDGQALAARIKGAVPLSRKYKQRLFNNFTAVTRATVKGNILVAIAQGALGGLIFWFLDVQAPVLWAVVMAFLSLLPAVGAALVWAPVAIYFLATGSIWEGVVLSAFGVLVIGLVDNILRPILVGKDTKMPDYVVLLSTVGGMALFGLNGFVIGPVVAALFIAAWDLFASASEFHTD, encoded by the coding sequence ATGCACCAATACACCCTCCAGCAAAAATCGTTTCTGCTTCTTCTCGCCCTGGTCACCATCGGCTTCGGCTGGATCCTGGCGCCCTATGCCGGCGCCGTGTTCTGGGGCGTGGTGCTGGCGATCCTGTTCGCGCCCCTGAACCGCTGGCTGCTCAAGAAGACCAACAACAAACCCAACCTGGCTGCCTTCCTGACCCTGCTCTCGATCGTGGTCATGGTGATTTTGCCGCTGTCGCTGGTCGCGGTGTCCCTGGTCGACCAGGCCGCCGGCGTCTACGAGTTGGTGCGCTCCGGCGACCTGAGCGTGGGTACCTACTTCAAGAAAATCATGAGCGCGCTGCCGCACTGGGCCGTCAATCTGCTGGAACGTTTCGACCTGTCCACCCTGTCGAAGCTGCAGCAGAAAATGACGGAAGGCGCTTCCCAGGTCAGCCAGACCGTCGCGCGCCAGGCCATCCATGTGGGCAGTTACACCGTCGACCTGATGGTCAGCATGTGCATCATGCTGTACCTGCTGTACTTCCTGCTGCGTGACGGCCAGGCGCTCGCCGCGCGTATCAAGGGGGCCGTTCCGCTGAGCCGCAAATATAAACAGCGCCTGTTCAACAATTTCACCGCCGTGACCCGCGCTACCGTCAAGGGCAATATCCTGGTCGCGATCGCGCAGGGTGCGCTCGGCGGCCTGATTTTCTGGTTCCTGGACGTGCAGGCGCCGGTGCTGTGGGCCGTGGTGATGGCGTTCCTGTCGCTGCTGCCAGCAGTCGGGGCCGCGCTGGTATGGGCGCCAGTCGCCATCTATTTCCTGGCCACCGGATCGATCTGGGAAGGTGTCGTGCTGAGCGCTTTCGGCGTGCTTGTGATCGGACTGGTCGACAATATCCTGCGCCCTATCCTGGTGGGCAAGGACACCAAGATGCCAGACTATGTGGTGCTGCTTTCCACCGTGGGCGGCATGGCGCTGTTCGGTTTGAATGGTTTCGTCATCGGACCCGTGGTGGCGGCGCTGTTCATCGCGGCGTGGGACCTGTTTGCCTCGGCCAGCGAGTTCCACACCGATTAA
- a CDS encoding helix-turn-helix transcriptional regulator — MPRTSSPSAHTLREHYREQQANTARLRLLHEAGQALAAREPATALDAMLGFALAFCAFDCGSVLADDNGALRVQAARGEVLPAGMRFPAQGALAAGLKDDAGVLVRRNSISRMLLPAGAMAGIELLFPLRSAGRALGVLQLASRRPLPVPGEADLAALSTLASMLASALPHGAARATVPAAQSAKLLTPLTPRELEVLGLLPHGLTNADIALRLGIAPGTVKVHVERIIHKFGLADRTQVAARAVELGFGHSGATSP, encoded by the coding sequence ATGCCCCGCACCTCTTCTCCCTCCGCCCACACCCTGCGCGAGCACTACCGCGAGCAGCAAGCCAATACCGCCCGCCTGCGCCTGCTGCACGAGGCTGGCCAGGCGCTCGCCGCGCGCGAGCCCGCCACCGCGCTCGACGCGATGCTCGGCTTTGCCCTGGCGTTTTGCGCTTTCGACTGCGGCAGCGTGCTGGCCGACGACAACGGCGCGCTGCGCGTGCAGGCTGCGCGCGGCGAGGTACTGCCGGCGGGCATGCGTTTTCCCGCGCAAGGCGCCCTGGCGGCCGGCCTCAAGGATGACGCTGGCGTACTGGTCCGGCGCAACAGCATCAGCCGCATGCTGCTGCCGGCCGGGGCGATGGCCGGCATCGAACTGCTGTTCCCCCTGCGTTCGGCCGGGCGCGCGCTGGGTGTGCTGCAACTGGCCAGCCGCCGCCCGCTGCCGGTTCCCGGCGAGGCCGACCTGGCGGCCTTGTCCACCCTGGCCAGCATGCTGGCCTCGGCCTTGCCGCACGGCGCTGCGCGGGCGACGGTGCCGGCCGCGCAATCGGCCAAGCTGCTCACCCCGCTCACGCCGCGCGAGCTCGAGGTGCTGGGCCTGCTGCCGCACGGATTGACCAATGCCGACATCGCCCTGCGCCTGGGCATCGCGCCCGGCACGGTGAAGGTGCATGTGGAGCGCATCATCCACAAGTTCGGCCTGGCCGACCGCACCCAGGTCGCCGCCCGCGCGGTCGAACTCGGCTTCGGCCATTCCGGCGCGACCAGCCCATGA
- a CDS encoding TIGR02452 family protein, with protein MSNRHHRAAIAQETLAVLERGSYENARGETVSIADALALAKAQSLHYSSERLAQLSAAPLSGEAQATRFEVRNESTLAAARRGVAEGRADPLCLNFASAKNPGGGFLGGSEAQEENLAKSSGLYACIVQMNAMYEANRALRTCMYNDDMIYSSKVPVFRDDDYAFLDAPYLVSIVTAPAVNRAAVARNEPERVNELEQCMLERIDKLLALALHHGHTDLILGAWGCGVFGNLPEEMAGWFATQLLHNPRYKNAFSHVTFAVLDRQDRGTFAAFDQVFGRP; from the coding sequence ATGAGTAACCGACATCATCGTGCAGCCATTGCGCAGGAAACCCTGGCCGTGCTGGAACGGGGGAGTTATGAAAATGCGCGCGGAGAGACCGTGTCCATTGCCGACGCCCTGGCGTTGGCCAAGGCGCAGTCCCTGCACTATTCGTCGGAGCGCTTGGCGCAACTGAGCGCGGCGCCGCTGTCGGGCGAAGCGCAGGCCACGCGTTTTGAAGTACGCAATGAATCGACCCTCGCGGCAGCCCGGCGCGGCGTCGCCGAAGGGCGCGCGGACCCGCTGTGCCTCAATTTCGCCTCTGCGAAAAACCCGGGGGGCGGCTTTCTGGGCGGCTCGGAGGCGCAGGAAGAGAACCTGGCCAAGTCGTCCGGCCTGTATGCCTGCATCGTGCAGATGAACGCCATGTACGAGGCCAACCGCGCGCTGCGCACCTGCATGTACAACGATGACATGATCTACTCGTCCAAGGTGCCGGTCTTTCGCGACGATGACTATGCCTTCCTCGATGCGCCGTATCTGGTCTCGATCGTGACTGCGCCGGCCGTCAACCGCGCTGCGGTGGCCCGCAACGAGCCGGAACGGGTGAACGAGTTGGAGCAGTGCATGCTTGAGCGGATCGACAAGCTGCTGGCGCTGGCCCTGCATCACGGTCACACCGACCTGATTCTGGGCGCGTGGGGCTGCGGCGTGTTCGGCAACTTGCCGGAGGAAATGGCGGGCTGGTTCGCCACGCAGTTGCTGCATAACCCGCGCTACAAGAACGCCTTCAGCCATGTCACGTTTGCCGTGCTTGATCGACAAGACCGTGGGACGTTCGCCGCATTCGACCAGGTGTTTGGGCGTCCGTAA
- a CDS encoding hybrid sensor histidine kinase/response regulator translates to MSALAGWSQWWSNRSLRIKGLVLIAVPLVILLGALASGYLMGAESRRAQQGVQRTLQIQHDIQEVHTLLAEAATGVRGYLLTGRSNFLERYRIAETELPRTLRRLRGQIRDPRQRALLDQVAALAARKSEGLSELVGLGNTTPAATLVPILVSNKVVLDELRGHIDAMLAREDVLRRESERFADQVYTRTMIATGVASAAGVLGALVVVLLFSTGIGRRVRDLADNAERLARGAPLAPIAPATDELGQLAARMAHASTLLAARSADAEQAYREAERASKAKTEFLSRTSHELRTPLNAILGFAQLLERELTTPAEREHVGHILKGGRHLLALINEVLDIARIETGHLDLDPVPVEVDSLLREALALIAPMAGERGVTLAAPAPASGVHVLADRKRLLQVMLNLLSNAVKYNHPNGTVSLRVEADAGRARIGVSDNGPGIDPSLQARLFTPFDRLGAERRPGEGTGLGLAVSLQMVRAMGGDIGMESTLGQGSTFRVELPLSAAPGHALAPRPASMAAAPSQRACTVLYIEDQSSNLALVEILLARRPNITLLSASTGSEGLELAQRHAPDLVLLDLHLPDVSGLALLAQLRASAGLCQMPVVMVSADALPATIAGALAAGAADYLTKPLDVSLFFATLDRLLP, encoded by the coding sequence ATGAGCGCGCTGGCGGGCTGGTCCCAGTGGTGGTCGAACCGCTCCCTGCGCATCAAGGGCCTGGTGCTGATCGCGGTGCCGCTGGTGATCCTGCTCGGCGCGCTCGCCTCCGGCTACCTGATGGGGGCCGAAAGCCGCCGCGCCCAGCAGGGCGTGCAGCGCACCTTGCAGATCCAGCACGACATCCAGGAAGTCCATACTTTGCTGGCCGAGGCCGCCACTGGCGTGCGCGGCTACCTGTTGACGGGGCGGTCGAATTTCCTGGAACGCTACCGGATTGCCGAAACCGAGCTGCCGCGCACCTTGCGCCGGCTGCGCGGGCAGATTCGCGATCCGCGGCAGCGCGCCTTGCTCGACCAGGTAGCGGCCCTGGCCGCCCGGAAAAGCGAAGGCTTGAGCGAACTGGTCGGCCTCGGCAACACCACGCCGGCGGCGACCTTGGTGCCTATCCTGGTATCGAACAAGGTGGTGCTGGACGAACTGCGCGGCCACATCGATGCCATGCTGGCGCGCGAAGACGTGCTGCGGCGCGAGAGCGAGCGCTTCGCCGACCAGGTCTACACGCGCACCATGATCGCCACCGGCGTTGCCAGCGCGGCCGGGGTGCTGGGCGCGCTCGTCGTGGTGCTGCTGTTTTCAACCGGCATCGGGCGCCGCGTGCGCGACCTGGCCGATAACGCGGAGCGGCTGGCGCGCGGCGCGCCGCTGGCGCCGATCGCCCCCGCCACCGATGAACTGGGCCAGCTGGCAGCCCGGATGGCGCATGCCAGCACCTTGCTGGCGGCCCGCAGCGCCGACGCCGAGCAAGCCTATCGCGAAGCCGAACGCGCCAGCAAGGCCAAGACCGAATTTCTGTCGCGCACCAGCCATGAACTGCGCACGCCGCTGAACGCGATCCTGGGTTTTGCCCAGTTGCTTGAGCGCGAGCTGACCACCCCGGCCGAGCGCGAGCATGTCGGCCATATCCTCAAAGGCGGCCGTCACCTGCTGGCGCTGATCAACGAAGTGCTCGATATCGCGCGCATCGAAACCGGCCATCTCGACCTCGATCCCGTGCCGGTCGAGGTCGACAGCCTGCTGCGCGAGGCGCTGGCCCTGATCGCGCCCATGGCCGGCGAGCGCGGCGTGACCCTGGCCGCCCCGGCGCCGGCATCCGGCGTGCACGTGCTGGCCGACCGCAAGCGCTTGCTGCAGGTGATGCTCAATCTGCTGTCGAACGCGGTCAAGTACAACCATCCGAACGGGACCGTATCGCTGCGGGTCGAGGCCGATGCTGGCCGTGCGCGCATTGGCGTGAGCGACAACGGACCGGGCATCGATCCCTCCCTGCAAGCGCGCCTGTTCACGCCGTTCGACCGGCTGGGCGCCGAACGCCGTCCCGGCGAGGGCACCGGCCTGGGGCTGGCGGTGTCGCTGCAGATGGTGCGCGCAATGGGCGGCGACATCGGGATGGAGAGTACGCTGGGGCAGGGCAGCACCTTCCGGGTCGAGCTGCCGCTGAGCGCCGCGCCGGGCCATGCGCTCGCGCCGCGGCCGGCCAGCATGGCGGCGGCGCCGTCACAACGCGCCTGTACCGTGCTGTATATCGAGGATCAGTCTTCCAATCTGGCGCTGGTCGAGATCCTGCTGGCGCGGCGCCCCAACATCACCTTGCTCAGCGCGTCCACCGGCAGCGAGGGCCTGGAGCTGGCGCAACGTCACGCGCCCGACCTGGTGCTGCTGGACCTGCATCTGCCCGACGTATCCGGACTCGCCTTGCTCGCACAGCTGCGCGCCTCGGCCGGATTGTGCCAGATGCCGGTGGTGATGGTCAGCGCCGACGCTTTGCCAGCGACCATTGCCGGCGCACTGGCCGCCGGCGCCGCCGACTACCTGACCAAGCCGCTCGACGTGAGCCTGTTTTTTGCTACTTTGGACCGATTGCTGCCATGA
- a CDS encoding glycoside hydrolase family 19 protein, whose protein sequence is MNRTIIHSLIISVLGGSLAACGGGDGNTSTGTQSSQSKMLAATSVCNAAWNSATVYDGGKSASYGGINYTAAYWTQGDNPSTNSGAAGSGKPWTVSGWCGTTPTPTPTPTPTPTPTPTPTPTPTCSSQTWTAGVNYSLGTVVKYPANGNFYKVVNSGTNGSDGTDPIISTWYWQQTTCGSTPTPTPTPDPAGSFAGLSKAQFEAWFPSRSSFYQYADFVAAAGYYPNFAKSGNATLDKQEVAAFFANLQHESDNLRAVREYNTANWPLYCDVNWVRVTCKSTNMVDQYFGRGPIQISWTSNYRSLGNAMGLGEQLVNNPELLATNATIAWRSAVWYWMTQPGRAGRPAHDSMVGGYGFGQTINAINGNRECAGGSEYQGPAQMQTRVNYYTTFTQNLGVPTGPSPTC, encoded by the coding sequence TTGAACAGAACAATCATCCACAGCCTGATCATCAGCGTACTGGGCGGGTCGCTGGCCGCGTGCGGCGGCGGCGACGGCAATACGTCCACCGGCACCCAGTCATCCCAAAGCAAGATGTTGGCGGCGACGAGCGTCTGTAACGCAGCGTGGAACAGCGCCACCGTCTATGATGGCGGCAAATCGGCCAGCTACGGGGGGATCAACTATACGGCCGCCTACTGGACGCAGGGCGACAATCCATCGACCAACAGCGGGGCCGCTGGAAGCGGCAAGCCATGGACGGTGAGTGGCTGGTGCGGCACCACGCCGACTCCGACACCTACGCCGACACCCACCCCGACACCCACCCCGACACCCACCCCGACACCGACCTGTTCATCCCAGACCTGGACCGCAGGAGTGAACTACAGCTTGGGCACCGTGGTGAAGTACCCAGCTAACGGCAATTTCTACAAGGTCGTCAATAGCGGCACCAACGGCTCCGACGGTACTGATCCGATCATTAGCACCTGGTATTGGCAGCAAACTACTTGTGGCAGCACGCCAACTCCGACGCCTACTCCCGACCCGGCAGGTAGTTTTGCCGGCCTGTCAAAAGCGCAGTTCGAAGCATGGTTCCCCAGCCGCAGTTCGTTCTACCAATACGCCGACTTCGTCGCCGCAGCGGGTTACTATCCGAACTTTGCCAAGTCGGGCAACGCCACCCTGGACAAGCAGGAAGTGGCCGCCTTCTTCGCCAACCTGCAACACGAGTCGGACAACCTGAGGGCAGTCAGGGAATACAACACCGCCAACTGGCCCTTGTACTGCGACGTGAACTGGGTACGAGTCACCTGCAAGAGCACCAACATGGTCGACCAGTACTTCGGCCGCGGCCCGATCCAGATCAGCTGGACCTCGAACTACCGCAGTCTGGGCAACGCCATGGGCCTGGGCGAGCAACTGGTGAACAATCCGGAACTGTTGGCCACCAACGCCACCATCGCCTGGCGAAGTGCGGTGTGGTACTGGATGACCCAACCGGGCCGCGCCGGCAGGCCGGCGCATGACTCGATGGTGGGCGGATACGGTTTCGGCCAGACCATCAATGCCATTAACGGCAATCGCGAATGCGCAGGCGGCAGCGAGTACCAGGGGCCGGCACAGATGCAGACCCGGGTGAATTACTACACGACCTTCACCCAGAACTTGGGCGTACCCACCGGTCCGAGTCCGACTTGCTGA
- a CDS encoding NUDIX hydrolase produces MGTTDLTEQEYLASYNVHAFDVPLTTVDLVIFTVREQALHVLLVQRGAHPAKGQWALPGGFIDIRNDVDLDATALRKLREKTGVMAPYLEQLQGFGSSTRDPRGWSATFAYFALIGSSDIELQHGAGADAACWHSIGDVGVDLDLAFDHAMIVATAVQRLRNKVEYTSLPAHLLAQEFTLSELQRVYEIVLGRPIDKSAFRKRIKEGDFLDEIPGKQRHGSNRPAQLYRIRSGQPTVFFSRTMGA; encoded by the coding sequence ATGGGCACCACCGATCTCACCGAACAGGAATACCTCGCCAGTTACAACGTCCACGCCTTCGATGTGCCGTTGACCACTGTCGACCTGGTGATATTCACGGTCCGGGAACAGGCGCTGCATGTGCTGCTGGTGCAGCGCGGCGCGCATCCCGCCAAAGGGCAATGGGCCTTGCCCGGCGGGTTTATCGATATTCGGAACGACGTCGATCTGGACGCGACAGCCTTGCGCAAGCTGCGCGAAAAAACCGGGGTCATGGCGCCGTATCTGGAACAATTGCAGGGATTCGGCAGCAGCACGCGCGACCCGCGCGGCTGGTCGGCCACGTTCGCCTATTTTGCGCTGATCGGGTCAAGCGATATCGAACTGCAGCACGGAGCGGGGGCCGATGCCGCTTGCTGGCATTCCATCGGCGACGTTGGCGTCGACCTCGACCTGGCATTCGACCACGCCATGATCGTGGCTACGGCGGTGCAGCGGCTGCGTAACAAGGTCGAATACACCTCGCTTCCGGCGCATCTGCTGGCGCAGGAATTCACCTTGTCCGAGCTGCAGCGCGTGTATGAAATCGTGCTGGGGCGTCCGATCGATAAGAGCGCCTTTCGCAAACGGATCAAGGAAGGCGATTTTCTGGACGAGATTCCCGGCAAGCAGCGCCACGGCAGCAATCGCCCGGCGCAGCTATACCGCATCCGCAGCGGCCAGCCGACCGTCTTTTTCAGCAGGACGATGGGGGCATGA
- a CDS encoding DUF1330 domain-containing protein, with the protein MTVYAIAQISITNLDTYNRYQARFMEVFGRFKGSLLAADASPQVVEGPWDREKVILMSFPDEGSFHEWAQSPEYLEIAIDRKSGSDGVVLLAQGLS; encoded by the coding sequence ATGACGGTCTACGCAATCGCACAGATTTCGATTACCAATCTGGACACTTACAATCGATATCAAGCTCGCTTCATGGAGGTCTTTGGGCGATTTAAAGGAAGCCTGCTTGCGGCCGATGCAAGCCCCCAGGTAGTGGAAGGCCCCTGGGACCGGGAAAAAGTGATTTTGATGTCTTTCCCTGATGAGGGCTCTTTTCATGAGTGGGCTCAGTCTCCCGAGTACCTGGAAATCGCCATCGACAGAAAATCCGGCTCCGACGGCGTTGTCCTCTTGGCCCAAGGGCTCTCTTAA
- a CDS encoding SgcJ/EcaC family oxidoreductase has product MNKLILAASLFACSLAYAKEPPRVYGNEAVAPVTKQEREIAGLFDRWNAALGTGKAEEVVKLYHPKAVLQPTVSNQVRTTAAEIEDYFVHFLELKPHGMINSRHIQMLSRDSAVDSGVYTFDIVKDGKPAKVQARYTFVYKKLGKEWLILKHHSSAMPEQVALH; this is encoded by the coding sequence ATGAACAAACTGATCCTTGCCGCTTCCCTCTTCGCTTGCAGCCTTGCCTATGCCAAGGAGCCGCCGCGGGTGTACGGCAACGAAGCCGTCGCGCCCGTCACCAAACAGGAGCGCGAGATCGCCGGCCTGTTCGACCGCTGGAACGCCGCGCTGGGCACAGGAAAAGCGGAGGAAGTAGTCAAGCTGTATCACCCGAAGGCGGTCTTGCAGCCGACCGTGTCGAACCAGGTGAGGACCACGGCGGCGGAAATCGAGGACTATTTCGTGCACTTCCTGGAACTGAAGCCGCACGGCATGATCAACTCCCGTCATATTCAGATGCTGAGCAGGGACAGTGCCGTGGACAGCGGCGTGTACACCTTTGACATCGTCAAGGATGGCAAGCCGGCCAAGGTGCAGGCGCGATATACCTTCGTGTACAAGAAGCTGGGGAAGGAATGGCTGATTCTGAAGCACCATTCATCGGCGATGCCGGAACAGGTGGCGCTGCACTGA
- a CDS encoding DUF885 domain-containing protein — protein MSKPHTTIRTIRAAVALAMLSLCAVVSAAEPAWVTKSNANAKLVLKVMAKYAPEGASGLGVDGYDEQITDLSRDHFEQTNKDIRAVIAELQKRRKAETDVKIRQDIDILIGSAEDQMRAAGLERKYFVPFDNLADQLFGVVRQTLDPRIPKERQKTLLVRLQKYAGLAKGYRPSTELAVERLQERLKANTNLIGPFKDEVEQAINDSPTLIKGIKDLLSKSELQGWEPSFAALETQLTAYNEHVKKQILSRARKDHRLPAEVYANNLRQFGVDISPQELIAKALTSFAEIRNQMNITAGLIARERKLANPDYRAVMAELKKQQVAPEQVMPLYADRLAQIEAAVRAQNIVSLPARKAVIRMASTAESAAQPAPHMNPPRLIGNTGEYGEFVLTAGMPPDAKGKTLAFDDFTHEAATWTLTAHEARPGHELQFAKMIETGVSTARAVFAFNSVNVEGWALYAEAEMQPYEPLDGQLFALQARMQRAARAFLDPMVNLGEITPEGVKAFLMDEVGLSEGMATQEMQRYTFRAPGQATSYFYGYQRLMETRQAAEVALRKKFNRQAFNDFVLAQGLVPPGLLRQAVLQEFVPAQR, from the coding sequence ATGTCGAAGCCTCATACCACCATCCGCACTATCCGCGCCGCCGTCGCGCTGGCCATGCTGTCGCTCTGCGCCGTTGTTTCCGCGGCCGAACCGGCGTGGGTCACCAAAAGCAATGCCAACGCCAAGCTTGTGCTGAAAGTGATGGCCAAATATGCCCCCGAAGGCGCCAGCGGCCTGGGTGTCGACGGTTACGACGAGCAGATCACCGACCTGTCGCGCGACCACTTCGAACAGACCAATAAAGATATCCGCGCCGTCATCGCCGAACTGCAAAAGCGCCGCAAGGCCGAAACCGACGTCAAGATCCGCCAGGATATCGATATCCTGATCGGCAGCGCCGAGGACCAGATGCGCGCGGCTGGCCTGGAGCGCAAATATTTTGTCCCTTTCGATAATCTGGCCGACCAATTGTTCGGCGTGGTGCGCCAGACGCTCGACCCGCGCATTCCCAAGGAGCGCCAGAAAACCTTGCTGGTCCGGCTGCAGAAATACGCCGGCCTGGCCAAGGGCTACCGTCCATCCACCGAGCTGGCGGTCGAGCGCCTGCAGGAACGCCTGAAAGCGAACACGAACCTGATCGGTCCTTTCAAGGATGAAGTGGAACAGGCAATCAATGACAGCCCGACCCTGATCAAGGGCATCAAGGACTTGCTGAGCAAGAGCGAGCTGCAAGGCTGGGAACCGAGTTTCGCCGCGCTCGAAACGCAGCTGACGGCGTATAACGAGCATGTGAAAAAGCAGATCCTGTCGCGCGCGCGCAAGGATCACCGTTTGCCGGCCGAGGTCTATGCCAATAACCTGCGCCAGTTCGGGGTCGACATCAGTCCGCAGGAGTTGATCGCCAAGGCGCTGACCTCGTTCGCCGAAATCCGCAACCAGATGAATATCACCGCCGGCCTGATCGCGCGCGAGCGCAAACTGGCCAATCCCGATTACCGCGCCGTCATGGCCGAACTGAAAAAGCAGCAGGTGGCGCCCGAGCAGGTCATGCCCCTGTACGCCGACCGCCTGGCCCAGATCGAAGCAGCCGTGCGCGCGCAGAATATCGTGTCGCTGCCGGCGCGCAAGGCGGTCATCCGCATGGCCAGCACCGCCGAGAGCGCGGCCCAGCCGGCGCCGCACATGAACCCGCCGCGCCTGATCGGCAACACCGGCGAGTATGGCGAATTCGTGCTCACCGCCGGCATGCCGCCCGACGCCAAAGGCAAGACGCTGGCCTTCGACGACTTCACCCACGAAGCGGCGACCTGGACCTTGACGGCGCACGAAGCGCGCCCCGGGCACGAACTGCAATTTGCCAAGATGATCGAAACCGGCGTCTCGACCGCGCGCGCGGTGTTTGCGTTTAACAGCGTCAACGTCGAAGGATGGGCCTTGTACGCGGAAGCGGAAATGCAGCCCTACGAGCCGCTCGACGGCCAGTTGTTCGCGCTGCAGGCGCGCATGCAGCGCGCCGCCCGCGCCTTCCTCGATCCGATGGTCAACCTGGGCGAGATCACGCCGGAAGGCGTCAAGGCCTTCCTGATGGACGAGGTGGGGCTGTCGGAAGGCATGGCGACCCAGGAAATGCAGCGCTACACCTTCCGCGCGCCGGGTCAGGCCACTTCGTATTTCTACGGCTACCAGCGCCTGATGGAAACGCGCCAGGCAGCCGAGGTCGCCTTGCGCAAGAAGTTCAACCGCCAGGCCTTCAACGACTTCGTGCTGGCGCAGGGGCTGGTGCCGCCAGGCTTGCTGCGCCAGGCCGTGCTGCAGGAATTCGTGCCGGCCCAGCGATAA